The proteins below are encoded in one region of Apium graveolens cultivar Ventura chromosome 4, ASM990537v1, whole genome shotgun sequence:
- the LOC141716907 gene encoding uncharacterized protein LOC141716907 isoform X3, producing MADKNSERAAKIASASKRAAKEINEDNVPLVEETARMKKARLAGLDTRGKATEPIFLRKHKEPMGEASTEGAEGHNAPITAAAPAAAATGAFQPLWGFRRGDTVVGSTKHAWDWSYHSVTPKDFTDVVATPDLERIKLMGAQSLASSNAYFQGAVRQAESWKRASDKADNALRRQQKKYATLEKKLKRKEEELGESNAELVVLRAEKDKAIDNYLDSEEFAQSMRIRDDSVFPEFFRTGWDTALGTVNEACPDINPADYICPDDEALLQRFRTRVVVSDHVPQDPLLPPPESFSRPAEDDSSSSSETTETSSESGEDDDMDAEGTSAP from the exons ctgctaaggagattaacgaggacaacgttcctttggttgaggagacagctaggatgaagaaagctcggctcgcaggcctagacacccggggaaaggcgacagagcctatcttcttgagaaagcacaaggagcctatgggggaggcttcaactgaaggagctgagggccataatgctcctatcactgctgctgcccctgctgctgctgctacaggcgcctttcagcctctctggggattccgccgaggggataccgtggttggttccacgaagcatgcttgggattggtcctaccatagcgtgaccccaaaggactttactgatgtggtggccacccctgaccttgagaggattaagctcatgggagcccaatctctggcttcg tctaacgcctactttcaaggcgctgtgaggcaagccgaatcatggaagcgggcttctgataaggccgataatgccctcaggaggcagcagaagaagtatgctaccctggagaagaagctcaagcgcaaggaggaagaactcggagagtctaacgccgagctggtggtacttcgggcggagaaggataaagctatagacaattatctggactcggaggagtttgcccaatccatgaggattagggatgattcagtctttcccgagttttttaggactggttgggacacggcccttgggaccgtgaacgaggcttgtcctgatattaacccggcggactacatctgccctgacgatgaggctttgctacagaggtttcgtacccgagtagttgtctcggatcatgttcctcaggatccacttcttcctcctcccgagtctttttccagacctgctgaggatgacagctcttcctcctccgagacaacggagacatctagcgagagcggagaagacgatgatatggacgccgagggcacctcagctccttag
- the LOC141719016 gene encoding uncharacterized protein LOC141719016: MACVAPKLSLSFGSYPSSQLSKVTLIWEPSRNWKKISYQLNIRSRSQSKKKLVWQATQVSVSEDSGGSSVSDDGGKNWIMVVPLAALPKGERRVLIQNDESILLLWYKDEVLAIENRSPAEGAYTQDIY, encoded by the exons ATGGCCTGTGTAGCTCCAAAACTGAGTTTAAGTTTTGGTTCCTATCCATCTTCACAACTTTCAAAAGTGACTCTCATCTGGGAACCTTCAAGAAACTGGAAGAAGATTTCATATCAGTTAAATATAAGAAGCAGAAGCCAGAGTAAGAAGAAATTAGTTTGGCAGGCTACACAAGTGTCAGTGAGTGAGGATTCAGGTGGTTCAAGTGTGAGCGATGATGGTGGTAAGAATTGGATTATGGTGGTTCCGTTGGCTGCATTGCCTAAAGGAGAGAGGAGAGTGCTTATACAGAATGATGAGAGTATATTGTTGTTATGGTATAAAGATGAGGTTCTTGCTATTGAGAATAGATCACCTGCTGAGGGTGCTTATACTCAAG atatttattga